The following are from one region of the Mixophyes fleayi isolate aMixFle1 chromosome 7, aMixFle1.hap1, whole genome shotgun sequence genome:
- the LOC142098213 gene encoding taste receptor type 2 member 40-like → MSTTIEIYLIAIAVIMCVSGITLNSSIITVYFREWRKKQHFIVCDKIFLSMALTNVVLQCVMAINVWIQFLWTHLLNVNKSYVYFFFVEFFLIYGNFWHTAWLSVHYCLKLVNCSHNFFLFLKKRLSSSVLQVLIMTLVGSFFINLPFIWTIKLEFRQNVTDASRNIYFVDINIYYTVFNIVFGCCLPCFVALICIGLSVKSLLGHVWRMKQNMSQFNSSPQLKVHVRAARTMILQVLLNSIMYSAVISIFLSSFKLSNLWEAVLWTFMMSYPSAQAVTLVVGNPKLYSKFFGQNISS, encoded by the coding sequence ATGTCGACAACTATAGAAATTTACTTGATTGCGATTGCAGTTATCATGTGTGTTTCAGGAATTACTCTAAATTCTTCAATAATTACAGTATATTTCAGAGAATGGAGAAAGAAACAACACTTTATAGTCTGTGACAAAATCTTTCTCTCCATGGCTCTTACAAATGTCGTCCTCCAATGTGTCATGGCTATCAATGTTTGGATACAATTTTTATGGACTCACCTGCTAAATGTCAACAAaagttatgtatatttttttttcgtTGAATTCTTTCTAATTTATGGCAACTTTTGGCACACTGCTTGGCTTTCAGTTCACTATTGCTTGAAACTGGTCAACTGTTCCCATAATTTCTTCCTTTTCCTGAAAAAGAGATTGTCCTCTTCTGTTCTACAAGTACTCATAATGACATTGGTGGGATCATTCTTCATCAATCTGCCATTTATTTGGACAATCAAATTAGAATTTCGTCAAAATGTGACTGATGCatctagaaatatttattttgttgataTAAACATTTACTACACTGTCTTTAATATAGTGTTTGGCTGCTGTCTTCCATGTTTTGTGGCTCTCATCTGTATTGGGCTTAGTGTGAAGTCTCTCTTGGGACATGTCTGGAGGATGAAGCAGAACATGTCTCAGTTTAACTCATCTCCTCAGCTTAAGGTCCACGTTCGAGCAGCCAGGACAATGATTCTACAAGTATTGCTTAACTCAATCATGTATTCGGCTGTCATTTCAATCTTCTTGTCATCATTCAAACTTAGCAACTTGTGGGAAGCAGTTCTCTGGACATTTATGATGTCATATCCCTCTGCCCAAGCTGTCACTTTAGTTGTAGGAAATCCCAAattatacagtaaattttttggtcAAAATATCTCCTCTTga
- the LOC142098206 gene encoding taste receptor type 2 member 9-like, with protein sequence MTKYRNNFVVSPETIQPNIDSYDTLEDDIYKSHEEKDLITDYEVLFLSPVSAIYYVKLKRDTGHISIQKHIMITQVYFRDWSKKQRFSVCDQIFLSMALTNIIIQCVMFIDALTYYIWIDLLSFKNGYVYIYIAEFFLLYGTFWHTAWLSVHYCLKLVNCSHNFFLFLKKRLSSSILQLLIMTLVGSFLINLPFIWTTHLEFLQNVTENLSSKIYIDEINSVFTLFNMVIGCCLPFIVALICIGLSVKSLLGHVWRMKQNMSQFNSSPQLKVHVRAARTMILQMLLNSIMYFAVIALCLSSFKPNYFLEAFWEPILWTIVWSYPSAQTATLILGNPKIYNRLFGHDVCS encoded by the exons ATGACTAAATATAGAAACAACTTTGTG GTGAGTCCAGAAACAATACAGCCAAACATTGATAGCTATGACACATTGGAGGACGACATTTATAAGAGCCATGAAGAGAAAGATTTGATCACAGACTATGAAGTGTTGTTTCTTTCTCCAGTCTCTGCAATATACT ATGTGAAGTTAAAACGCGACACTGGACACATCAGCATTCAGAAGCATATAATGATTACACAAG TATATTTCAGAGACTGGAGTAAGAAACAACGTTTCAGTGTCTGTGATCAAATCTTCCTCTCCATGGCTCTTACAAACATCATCATTCAATGTGTCATGTTCATCGATGCTTTAACATATTACATCTGGATTGACCTGCTATCGTTCAAGaatggatatgtatatatatatattgctgaatTCTTTCTACTTTATGGCACTTTTTGGCACACAGCTTGGCTTTCAGTTCACTATTGCCTGAAACTGGTCAACTGTTCACATAATTTCTTCCTTTTCCTGAAAAAGAGATTGTCCTCTTCTATTCTACAATTACTCATAATGACATTGGTGGGATCATTCCTCATTAATCTACCATTTATTTGGACAACGCATTTAGAATTTCTTCAAAATGTGACTGAAAATCTATCTAGTAAAATTTATATTGATGAGATAAACAGCGTGTTCACTCTATTTAACATGGTGATTGGATGTTGTCTTCCATTTATTGTCGCTCTCATCTGTATTGGGCTTAGTGTGAAGTCTCTCTTGGGACATGTCTGGAGGATGAAGCAGAACATGTCTCAGTTTAACTCATCTCCTCAGCTTAAGGTCCACGTTCGAGCAGCCAGGACAATGATTCTACAGATGTTACTTAACTCAATAATGTATTTTGCAGTAATTGCATTATGTCTGTCATCATTTAAACCAAATTACTTTTTGGAAGCATTTTGGGAACCAATTCTCTGGACAATTGTCTGGTCGTATCCCTCTGCTCAAACTGCCACTTTAATCTTGGGAAATCCTAAAATATACAATAGATTATTTGGCCATGATGTCTGCTCTTGA